A segment of the Deltaproteobacteria bacterium genome:
AGAAGATGATGGCGGTGTTTTTTTCCATGGAGCCGGGTGCGGTGATGGCCGAGCACTCTCATCCTCACGAGCAGATGGGGGTCGTTCTTGAAGGCGAACTTGAGCTTACGATCGGGGGGGAGAGAAGGGTGGTGCGCAAGGGGGACGGGTATTACGTGCCGTCCGGGGTCTCCCATGGCGGCAGGGTCTTTGATTCGCCTGTACGGGTGGCCGATTTTTTCGCCCCTCCCAGGGAGGATTACAGGTAAGAGTCCGGAGCCGGTCGGCCGCCCTGTTGCCGGAAGGGTCCGGCAGTAGAAGCAGAGGAACCCGTATCCATGCGGACCGGCCGATCATCCTGCTTGGGGATGAAGGCCGGGGTACTTCCTTTTCCGGGCGGAATAGGCTCCTCCAAGCAAGAGAAGCCCCCAGCCGAGACAGGCGTGGGCGAATAGATCCCCGTACCTGGTATAGAAGGTCTTGGCTTCCCGGAGAAATACCTCGCCTGATACGGCCACGCGGGAAAAGATCTCTGTCTCGAGAATGATCCTGCCTGTGGAATCGATGATTCCACTGATCCCCGTGTTGGCCGCTCTTGCCACATAGGTCCGGTTTTCCACGGCTCTGAAGACGGCCATTGAGAAGTGTTGGTAGGGAGCCGACGTTTTTCCGAACCACGCATCGTTTGTGATGGTTACCAGGAAGTCGGCACCCCTGCCGATGAACCTCCGAGTCAGACCGGGGAAGATGATCTCATAGCAGATAAGCACGCCGAACCTTGCCCTGGGAATGGAGAAGACGACGGTTCCAAGGGTATTGCTGCCTGAAACGAGATTTCCGACGCTTTCAACAAGAGGCTCGATGAAAGGGAGAAAACGGGCCAGGGGGACATACTCCCCGAAGGGAACCAGATGGATCTTGTCGTACCGGCCTCCGATCTTTCCCTCGGGGGTGACGAGATAGGCACTGTTGAAGTACCGTATCCTTTGCTTGTCCACCTCGTAGAAGGGGCTTCCGAAGAGCAGCGGTGCCCCCGTCTCACGGGCAACGTTCCGGACCATGCGGGTGAAGGGCTGGTCATAGGGGAAGAAGAAGGGAACGGCGGTCTCAGGCCATATGATAAGGTCGGGATGGTTTTGGGCGATCTCCCGGGTGAGAGTCTGGTATATCCGGAGGGTCTCTCTCTGGTAGGCCTTGTCCCATTTGAGGCTCTGGTCTATGTTTCCCTGGACTATTCCTACTCTTATTGGTGTTTGACTGGAAGTTCTCCTCGTTTCGCTTTCGATTCTCAGGTATCCATATGAAAGAATCCCACCGGCGAGAATGGCCAGAATGAGGATGATCCCCAGTGGAATCTTTCCGGTCTTCCTGAACCTGACGATGCCGCCTGAAACCAGGCTGTTGGCCAGAACCACGAGAAAGGAGATTCCGAACACACCGGTGACGTCGGCGATCTGGATCACGGGGAGGTTCAGGTACTGAGAATAGCCGAGATCTTCCCATGGGAAACCCGTGAGCAGAGTCGATCGCAGGTATTCGAGCCCTACCCAAAGGGGAGGGGCGGTGATGGAGAGGCTCCAACCGGTACTGTTCCGAACCGCGCCCACCAGGGCGGCAAAGGCGCCGACATAGAGGCTGAGGTAAAGGGTGAGGGCAATGAGGATCAGGAGGCTTATCGGGACGGGGATCCCCCCGTAACGGTGCATGGCTATGACCACCCAATAGAGAATGCCTGTGAAACCGGCGAAACCAGCGATCCACCCCAGGCGGAAGCCCGCAAGAGGCGGCTTGTCTTCCAGGGAGAGAAGAAGGGGGACAAGAGCGATCCACGCCAGGAGACCGAAATGGAAATGGGATACCAACACGTTCAAGGGATTGGGAAAGCTCAGGGCCAGGAGAATCCCCGAAAAAAGCGCCTGGAGATCGTCCCTTTGAAAGGGGAGACGGAATAGATGGGATGGCTTCATTTGAAAGGATCGCTCGATGAGGGCCGACTGTGCCTCTAAGCCAGTAGATACCTCTTCCTGAGCTCCTCGTTCTCCCTTATTTCCTCGATGGTTCCATGGTAACGGATCTTCCCGTTGTCGATAATGTACCCGCGGCCGCTGAGTCTCAGTGCAGACTTTACGTTCTGTTCTGCTAGCAGAACCGTCAGACCCGCCTCCTTCAGCCTCGTCATCCGCCTTTCCAGTGTTTGGACCAGGGCAGGAGCCAGGCCTTCCGTGGGTTCGTCGAGAAGCAGAAGCTCTGGGTTACCCATGAGGGCTCTCCCAATGGCCAGCATCTTCTGTTCCCCGCCGCTGAGAAGCCCTCCGCTCCGAGAATCTATGCGTTCCAATGCCGGGAAGAGTTCATAAACCCTCTCCTTGTTCCATCCTTCGCCTGGTCTGGCCTTCCTTGCGGCGATCTCCAGGTTTTCTCCCACCGTCAGGTATGCAAAGATCCGCCTGTCATCAGGTACGTAACCGATACCCATCCGAGCGAGTAGATAGGGGGGCTTACCGGCGATCTCTTGCTCCTTGAATCTAATGCTTCCCTGTTTCGGCGGGGTAAGGCCCATAATGCTTTTGAGGGTGGTTGTCTTTCCCGCGCCGTTCCGGCCCAAAAGACAGACAACCCTCCCCTCCTCCACTCCGAGAGAGACGCCGAACAGCACATGGCTCAGCCCGTAGAAGGTGTGAATCTCTTCCACATCGAGCATCATTCACCCCCCAGGTATGCTTTCAGAACTTCCCTGTTGTTTCTCACCTCATCAGGCGGTCGGAAGCGTTGCGGATTCCGGCCTCTCGCCCCGAGAAGCCGGAATCTCTCCCCTCCCTACTGGCCGGAAGGGGAGATGCCTTGTTCTGGGATCCTTCGTATCTTGACCTTTTCGATCCTCCTCTCATCGGCTTCCTCGATCTTTATCTCCAGCCCCGGGTATCCGATGGTTTCTCCCCGCTTTGGGACTCTTCCGATGAGGTCGAAGATGAACCCGCCGACGCTCTCGAAACCGCGCTTGGGGATCTGAATGTCCAGGCACTCCTCCAGTTCCTCGATTTCCAGCCTTCCATCTGCCAGGACCCAACCGTCCTCCAGGCGTACGAGCCGTTTTTCCTCTCTATCGTATTCATCTTCGATTTCTCCGAAGACCTCCTCGATGAGGTCTTCGATGGTTATGAGGCCCGATGTTCCGCCGTATTCATCGACCACAACGGCTATGTGAACCCTTTTCATCTTGAACTCTCGGAGAAGGCTTTCGAGATCCTTGGTCTCCGGAATGAAATAGGCTTTTCTGGCAATCTCTCTCGGGGAGATTCGGATTTTCTGTTCCTTGCAAAAGCGGAGAAGATCCTTGGCATACAGGATTCCCACGATGTGATCGAGATCTTCCTCGAAGACGGGGATACGGGAATGACCGTCTTCGAGGATCCGTTGGATCGCCTCCTCGATCGTGACCCGGCTGTTCACACAGGTAATCTCCGTACGGGGGACCATGATCTCCCTGGCGATTCTTCCCTTGAGCCCGAGAACCCCGTGGATCATTTCGTGTTCATCCAGGTTGATTACGCCCTCCTCCTCTCCTGCATCGATGATTGAATGGATATCCTCCTTGGTTACGGTTGCGCGTCTTGTGAAAAAACGGAGAAACTCACGAAGCCGCTTCCACAAAGCGTGGCTCACGAGTCTGGTTCACCCCCCTTCGGTCGCCTCCGCCGCATATGAGAACCGTCTTCTCTTTCAAGTGTCCGGAGGATCTCCTCTTCCTTTTCCTCCATCCGTCGAGCCTGATCCTCAGGTCCCTCGTGATCGTAACCGGCCAGATGGAGGATGCCGTGGGCCAGCAAGCGGTCGATGACGTCATCCACCGCGATACCGGCCTCTCGGGCTTGCCGGCGGGCGGTTTCAATGGACACGACAACGTCGCCGAGCATGCGAGGGTTGATCTCACTGAAAGGCCCCTCTTGCATAGGAAAGGCGATCACGTTGGTGGGCCTGGCTTTTCCCAGGTATCTCTCGTTGAGGTCAGCTATAGTAGGATCGTCTGCCAGGAGGATACTCAGGTCCTTTTGCTCCAGTCCGAGTATTTCTAGCATTCTCTGAGTTTTTTTTCTTATTCTGCTGGGATCTATTCTTTGAATGCGCTGCTGATCTTGAACCAAGATTGCCATTGTTCTTCTTCTTTTTTCCGGGCTCCTCCGGAGATGGATACCCGATGCGTTGATGGAATATGGCATTCAGAATCCGATCGAAACTGTTGCCGATCTGGTGGAGGTCTTTCAGAGTCAATTCGCACTCGTCGAGCTGCCCATCGGTGAAGATCTTGTTGATGATCTGCTGAGTAAGCCCCTTGATTCTGGAGGGTACCGGATCGGAGAGGGTACGGGAGGCCGCTTCGACTGCATCGGCCAGCATGACGATGCCTGCCTCCTTGGTCTGAGGTTTCGGTCCTGGATAGCGGTAATCCTTCTCGTTGATCTCCTGGACCCCGGGATTCTCCTTTTCCCGCTCCTTGGCCTTCTCGTAAAAGTAGCTGATGAGACTCGTTCCGTGGTGTTGCTGGATGATGTCGATGATTTTCTGCCCCAGGCGGTTCTCCCTGGCCATGGTCACGCCGTCTTTGACATGGGAGAGGAGTATCAGACTGCTCATGCTCGGTGTCAGCCTGTTGTGGGGGTTTTCCGCACCCTTCTGGTTCTCTATGAAATACATGGGCTTCTTGATCTTGCCGATGTCGTGGTAGTACGCGGCTACCTTGGCGAGTATGGGGTTGGCATTGATGGCTCTTGCCGCCGCTTCGGCAAGACTGGCGATGATGACACTGTGAGAGTGGGTTTCAGGCGCCTGAATGATCAGGCTCTTGAGTATGGGCTGTTCGGAATTGGCCAGCTCCAGGAGTTTGATATCCGTAGTGTATGCGAAGACGGTCTCTACGATCGGCGTGATCGCCAGAACCACGAAAGCCGAGAAGATACCCCCCATGAATCCGAATCCGCAGTTGTAAAGTGTTTGAAAGATGACCGCCCGGCTAAAGGGCTCTCCCGAGGCCATGGCATGGAAAAAGATCACCAGGACGTTCGCAAGACCAACTGCCAGGCCGGCTTTGATCAGGGTCGATCGCTCCTCACAGCGTGCAACCCTGTGGGCGCCCACGACGGCGCCGACAAACGTATAGACGAAAAAGAAGAGGCTGTTGTCCAGGAGCAGCCCGGCCAGATAGCTGATGACGACCGAGAACACGAGGGCGGTCTCGGAGTTCAAGACGATACGGACGAGCATCGCTCCGGCGGCAACCGGAAAGAGGTAGTAGTAGGACGTGGAGGGGATAGGGGAGAAGCTGTTTTCCAGCGAGCCGGTCACAAGACCCGATATCCGCAGAGAGAGAGCGGTGCCTACGGCGAGGAGAGCCAGGAAGAGAAGATCTTTGGTGGAAGGGGAGATCTTGCGAATATTTCCAGTAGAAAAAGTGTACAGGATCAGTAGGATAAGTACGATTACCAGCATCCATCCCACTATCATCATCGGGGTGTTGACCCGTGTCCGGAGGGCTTCGAGAGCCCGGAGTTTGACAAGCTGGTCAGGATGGATCGGGTCGCCCTCTCGAACCAGTATTTCCCCCTTTTTTATGCTCAGGTAGACCGGTTCCACGGATTTCACCGCGGCGTTCTTCCTGTCCTCTGTCTCCTGGCGGTTGAATGTCAGGTTGGGTCTGACAAGGGCGCCTGCAATCCGGTTGACCA
Coding sequences within it:
- a CDS encoding HDIG domain-containing protein, whose product is MQPRHDVIRLGKEERTRKTEENGLKRPPNYLSRLKKRWLGRMGVVGGFFSNPTVQKSMILAGTGLVLAVLLSPTFRLPPREYAAGDIALKDVRATRDMLVEDKASTEKRRRDAAEKVRSVYDFDPGVLEETEKRVKEAFDLLEELLPAQSLSLESRENRRRQIQEKLGVRLSPEQWKVLEKHFDPSLGEEILGLVRPLLKREIVSNRRLLEEDRKKGLTIRNIVNHEERQEDRVISIADLDIARRSIKRSSEGLIKTRGKAVAALVNRIAGALVRPNLTFNRQETEDRKNAAVKSVEPVYLSIKKGEILVREGDPIHPDQLVKLRALEALRTRVNTPMMIVGWMLVIVLILLILYTFSTGNIRKISPSTKDLLFLALLAVGTALSLRISGLVTGSLENSFSPIPSTSYYYLFPVAAGAMLVRIVLNSETALVFSVVISYLAGLLLDNSLFFFVYTFVGAVVGAHRVARCEERSTLIKAGLAVGLANVLVIFFHAMASGEPFSRAVIFQTLYNCGFGFMGGIFSAFVVLAITPIVETVFAYTTDIKLLELANSEQPILKSLIIQAPETHSHSVIIASLAEAAARAINANPILAKVAAYYHDIGKIKKPMYFIENQKGAENPHNRLTPSMSSLILLSHVKDGVTMARENRLGQKIIDIIQQHHGTSLISYFYEKAKEREKENPGVQEINEKDYRYPGPKPQTKEAGIVMLADAVEAASRTLSDPVPSRIKGLTQQIINKIFTDGQLDECELTLKDLHQIGNSFDRILNAIFHQRIGYPSPEEPGKKKKNNGNLGSRSAAHSKNRSQQNKKKNSENARNTRTGAKGPEYPPGRRSYYS
- the ybeY gene encoding rRNA maturation RNase YbeY — protein: MLEILGLEQKDLSILLADDPTIADLNERYLGKARPTNVIAFPMQEGPFSEINPRMLGDVVVSIETARRQAREAGIAVDDVIDRLLAHGILHLAGYDHEGPEDQARRMEEKEEEILRTLEREDGSHMRRRRPKGGEPDS
- a CDS encoding HlyC/CorC family transporter — its product is MSHALWKRLREFLRFFTRRATVTKEDIHSIIDAGEEEGVINLDEHEMIHGVLGLKGRIAREIMVPRTEITCVNSRVTIEEAIQRILEDGHSRIPVFEEDLDHIVGILYAKDLLRFCKEQKIRISPREIARKAYFIPETKDLESLLREFKMKRVHIAVVVDEYGGTSGLITIEDLIEEVFGEIEDEYDREEKRLVRLEDGWVLADGRLEIEELEECLDIQIPKRGFESVGGFIFDLIGRVPKRGETIGYPGLEIKIEEADERRIEKVKIRRIPEQGISPSGQ
- the lnt gene encoding apolipoprotein N-acyltransferase, with protein sequence MKPSHLFRLPFQRDDLQALFSGILLALSFPNPLNVLVSHFHFGLLAWIALVPLLLSLEDKPPLAGFRLGWIAGFAGFTGILYWVVIAMHRYGGIPVPISLLILIALTLYLSLYVGAFAALVGAVRNSTGWSLSITAPPLWVGLEYLRSTLLTGFPWEDLGYSQYLNLPVIQIADVTGVFGISFLVVLANSLVSGGIVRFRKTGKIPLGIILILAILAGGILSYGYLRIESETRRTSSQTPIRVGIVQGNIDQSLKWDKAYQRETLRIYQTLTREIAQNHPDLIIWPETAVPFFFPYDQPFTRMVRNVARETGAPLLFGSPFYEVDKQRIRYFNSAYLVTPEGKIGGRYDKIHLVPFGEYVPLARFLPFIEPLVESVGNLVSGSNTLGTVVFSIPRARFGVLICYEIIFPGLTRRFIGRGADFLVTITNDAWFGKTSAPYQHFSMAVFRAVENRTYVARAANTGISGIIDSTGRIILETEIFSRVAVSGEVFLREAKTFYTRYGDLFAHACLGWGLLLLGGAYSARKRKYPGLHPQAG
- a CDS encoding ABC transporter ATP-binding protein translates to MLDVEEIHTFYGLSHVLFGVSLGVEEGRVVCLLGRNGAGKTTTLKSIMGLTPPKQGSIRFKEQEIAGKPPYLLARMGIGYVPDDRRIFAYLTVGENLEIAARKARPGEGWNKERVYELFPALERIDSRSGGLLSGGEQKMLAIGRALMGNPELLLLDEPTEGLAPALVQTLERRMTRLKEAGLTVLLAEQNVKSALRLSGRGYIIDNGKIRYHGTIEEIRENEELRKRYLLA
- a CDS encoding cupin domain-containing protein gives rise to the protein MAFFSIDDLRSRNIAEGVEIKAFSGEKMMAVFFSMEPGAVMAEHSHPHEQMGVVLEGELELTIGGERRVVRKGDGYYVPSGVSHGGRVFDSPVRVADFFAPPREDYR